The following are encoded together in the Primulina tabacum isolate GXHZ01 chromosome 18, ASM2559414v2, whole genome shotgun sequence genome:
- the LOC142533721 gene encoding NDR1/HIN1-like protein 26, whose product MPFINKGKPHDSLISTAHQMSRIDVKSPKHCADKHTVLAGSRRFNKKLYLYFSTIFLLLISLILLVWLILHPTKPHFSLTQADVNQLNLASPSLLNSSIQLTLQSTNPNKKVGIYYDEFQLYASYKRQKITPETSISPFYQGHEETTFLSASLAGSQQPVSPSFAYEIQRDTGTGKLVLNFKGNGRLRWKVGNWVSGRYRFMVDCVTVMPFGAIPSPPLSSRQGTVCSTAV is encoded by the coding sequence ATGCCCTTTATAAACAAAGGGAAACCCCATGATTCACTCATTTCCACGGCACACCAAATGTCTCGAATCGACGTAAAATCCCCCAAGCACTGCGCAGACAAACACACAGTGCTCGCCGGCTCTCGCAGATTCAACAAGAAACTCTACCTCTACTTCTCCACCATCTTCCTCCTCCTTATCTCCCTCATCCTCCTCGTCTGGCTCATCCTCCACCCCACCAAGCCTCATTTCTCCCTCACACAAGCCGACGTCAACCAGCTCAATCTCGCCTCCCCATCCCTCCTCAACTCCTCCATCCAGCTCACTCTCCAGTCCACAAATCCCAACAAGAAAGTCGGCATCTACTACGACGAATTCCAGCTCTACGCTTCCTATAAAAGACAAAAGATCACTCCCGAAACATCCATCTCCCCGTTCTACCAAGGCCACGAGGAAACCACATTTCTTAGCGCGTCCTTGGCCGGAAGCCAGCAGCCAGTGTCACCGTCTTTCGCGTATGAGATTCAGCGTGACACGGGTACAGGGAAATTGGTGCTGAATTTTAAAGGAAATGGGAGGCTTAGGTGGAAGGTGGGGAATTGGGTTTCGGGGAGGTACAGGTTTATGGTGGATTGTGTTACTGTAATGCCGTTTGGGGCGATACCGTCACCGCCGTTGAGTTCCAGACAAGGCACGGTGTGTTCTACTGCGGTTTGA